A part of Streptomyces sp. NBC_00557 genomic DNA contains:
- a CDS encoding YidH family protein: MDGNAPRGATPNTGSRARDHLANERTYLAWLRTGIAVAGLGVAIAKFAPHRGAHAVASGAILVFSGLLVSFYGTTRYRSVGRQLEAGTFAAAQASTVMTVTVVTGLAMIAVLVLL; this comes from the coding sequence ATGGACGGAAACGCGCCACGTGGGGCCACGCCGAATACCGGCAGCCGCGCACGGGACCACCTCGCCAATGAGCGGACCTACCTGGCGTGGTTGCGTACCGGCATCGCTGTGGCGGGTCTCGGTGTGGCCATCGCCAAATTCGCCCCTCACCGGGGCGCCCACGCCGTGGCCTCGGGGGCGATCCTCGTCTTCAGCGGCCTGCTGGTCAGCTTCTACGGCACCACGCGGTACCGGTCCGTCGGCCGGCAACTGGAGGCAGGGACGTTCGCCGCGGCACAGGCGAGCACGGTCATGACGGTCACCGTCGTCACCGGTCTGGCCATGATCGCCGTTCTGGTACTGCTTTGA
- a CDS encoding GAF domain-containing protein: MSATDTGAQPGQAARRLLDHIVVDAVQQTGAHAAGLWVLPPGEDVLVLESVVGMPPEFSRPWHRVRLTYSLPVTDAVAARALVEVNTQQELCRRYPRAALVLPYSFALAAAPLIDDGEVLGALLLVWPGSRQRPLSPPVRDRLREACVLLASTLHCAHRANGFTLSAEPRALHSLTPAAAADEDGTAAAVVRRLPEGYLALDLHGHIAFVTATAAELLGCAPSELTGSLPWESVRWLDDPVYEDRYRTAVISRQATEFTARRPDGRWFGFHLYPDDTGITVRVVPREPPGTRSRRVTVPGAAASTRVGFLYHLMHLAGALTEAISVQDVVRLVADTVLPAFEAQGMVMLVADGGRLRVVGHRGYPVATMEYFDGTPLTSPTPGVRALTKGETGFFESREELEAAYPARVGRADGMAAWAFLPLIASGRPVGTCVLAYDRPHPFTAEERASLTSLSGLIAQALDRSRVYDAEHALAQSLQRGLVRCLHRSPALRRPGQGDAQYPSWSVKAIPPPTGWEPSGGCVCRAPPSGSR; this comes from the coding sequence ATGTCAGCCACGGACACGGGAGCACAGCCGGGGCAGGCGGCGCGGCGCCTCCTGGACCACATCGTGGTCGACGCCGTACAGCAGACAGGCGCCCATGCCGCGGGGCTGTGGGTGCTTCCGCCCGGTGAGGACGTGCTGGTCCTGGAGAGCGTCGTCGGTATGCCACCGGAGTTCTCCAGGCCCTGGCACCGAGTGCGCCTCACCTACTCGCTCCCCGTCACCGACGCGGTCGCCGCACGCGCGCTGGTGGAGGTGAACACACAGCAGGAGTTGTGCCGCCGCTACCCGCGGGCGGCTCTGGTCCTGCCGTACAGCTTCGCCCTGGCCGCGGCCCCGCTGATCGACGACGGTGAGGTGCTGGGCGCGCTGCTGTTGGTGTGGCCGGGGTCTCGGCAGAGACCTCTCAGCCCGCCCGTGCGGGACCGCCTGCGCGAGGCGTGCGTGCTCCTGGCCTCCACCCTGCACTGTGCCCACAGGGCAAACGGCTTCACACTCTCGGCCGAGCCGCGCGCCCTGCACTCCCTGACCCCGGCCGCCGCAGCCGACGAGGACGGGACCGCCGCTGCGGTGGTGCGGCGTCTCCCCGAGGGATATCTCGCGTTGGACCTGCACGGCCACATCGCCTTCGTCACCGCCACCGCGGCCGAGTTGCTCGGGTGCGCTCCCTCCGAACTGACGGGAAGCCTGCCGTGGGAGTCGGTGCGCTGGCTCGACGACCCCGTGTACGAGGACCGCTACCGCACCGCGGTGATCAGCCGGCAGGCCACCGAGTTCACGGCACGCCGTCCCGACGGCCGGTGGTTCGGCTTCCACCTGTATCCCGACGACACCGGCATCACGGTCCGCGTGGTCCCCAGGGAGCCACCCGGGACGCGTTCGCGACGGGTCACCGTGCCCGGTGCTGCCGCATCCACCAGGGTCGGCTTCCTGTACCACCTGATGCACCTGGCCGGCGCGCTGACCGAGGCCATCAGCGTGCAGGACGTGGTCCGGCTCGTCGCGGACACCGTCCTGCCCGCTTTCGAGGCCCAGGGCATGGTCATGCTCGTCGCCGACGGCGGCCGGCTGCGCGTCGTGGGCCACCGCGGCTACCCGGTCGCGACGATGGAGTATTTCGACGGCACCCCCCTCACCTCGCCGACTCCGGGTGTGAGGGCACTCACCAAGGGGGAGACAGGCTTCTTCGAAAGCCGCGAGGAACTCGAAGCGGCCTACCCCGCGCGTGTGGGCAGAGCCGACGGCATGGCCGCCTGGGCCTTCCTCCCGCTGATCGCCTCCGGCCGGCCCGTGGGCACTTGCGTCCTGGCCTACGACCGCCCCCACCCCTTCACCGCCGAGGAACGCGCCAGCCTCACCTCGCTCAGCGGCCTCATCGCCCAGGCACTCGACCGAAGCCGCGTGTACGACGCGGAACACGCGCTGGCCCAGAGCCTGCAGCGGGGCCTTGTTCGGTGTCTTCACCGATCACCGGCACTACGCCGACCTGGTCAAGGCGATGCACAGTATCCGTCCTGGAGCGTGAAGGCGATCCCGCCCCCAACGGGGTGGGAGCCGTCCGGCGGTTGCGTCTGCCGGGCGCCACCGTCCGGGAGCAGGTGA
- a CDS encoding arylsulfatase, with the protein MPAWPQPVRAVPGSPNVLFIALDDTGFGQLGCYGGPMATPNMDSLAANGLLYSNMHTTALCSPSRSCIITGRNHHANAMALVTEFSTGYPGYNGRIPFENGFISEILVEQGFNTYAIGKWHLVPSEYESAAGPYDRWPLGRGFERFYGFLGGDTSQWHPDLVYDNHQVEPPASPEEGYHLTPDLVDKAVTFIADAKQVAPDKPFFLYFCTGATHAPHHVPKEWADRCRGQFGDGWDAYREAAFARQKQLGVAPPDARLSRHDPDVPEWDSLSPDARRLAARMMEVYAGFLSHTDHHIGRLLDFLKETGEFDNTLIMLVSDNGASAEGGVTGTTNESQFFNNAPESLEDSLRSIDEIGGPNTFNHYPWGWTWAGNTPFRRWKRETYRGGASDPFLVHWPQGIKARGEVRTQYAHIIDMVPTVLDVLGIEPPATIKGVPQSPIHGVSFAHTFDNPSAPTLHHTQYFEMMGHRAIDHDGWRAVCPWPGPSFAEAGKPFGTPITSETLGKLDAERWELYHIDEDFAETSDLAAENRSKLVEMVSLWYVEAGKYGVLPIDGSGVQRLMQERPQIFAERTSCTFRPGTETLPAAVAPHVLNRPFAITADAEIPADGAEGVFLCQGTNVGGFTFYMKDRRLHYVHNYLRRGLYGVSSSEEVPEGRHELRFEFEPTGKADVPNGKGVPGRAQLYIDRRPVGEADIPVTTAIMFNPGGMTCGANPGSAVAPDYKPPFRFTGVLHTVTVDLSGDLITDAESELRMHLSRQ; encoded by the coding sequence ATGCCTGCATGGCCCCAGCCGGTGCGGGCCGTTCCAGGCTCCCCGAACGTGCTGTTCATCGCGCTCGACGACACCGGTTTCGGACAACTCGGCTGCTACGGCGGTCCGATGGCGACGCCGAACATGGACTCGTTGGCCGCGAACGGGCTGTTGTACAGCAACATGCACACGACCGCCCTGTGCTCTCCGTCGCGTTCATGCATCATCACCGGGCGGAATCACCATGCCAACGCCATGGCGCTGGTGACGGAGTTCTCGACCGGATATCCGGGGTACAACGGCCGTATCCCGTTCGAGAACGGGTTCATCTCCGAGATCCTCGTGGAGCAGGGATTCAACACCTACGCGATCGGCAAGTGGCATCTGGTTCCCTCGGAGTACGAATCCGCCGCCGGCCCGTACGACCGATGGCCGCTGGGCCGCGGTTTCGAGCGGTTCTACGGCTTCCTCGGCGGCGACACCAGTCAGTGGCACCCGGACCTGGTCTACGACAACCACCAGGTCGAGCCTCCCGCCTCCCCGGAAGAGGGCTACCACCTGACACCGGACCTGGTGGACAAGGCCGTCACGTTCATCGCCGACGCCAAGCAGGTCGCCCCGGACAAGCCGTTCTTCCTGTACTTCTGCACCGGAGCCACGCACGCACCGCACCATGTGCCCAAGGAGTGGGCCGACCGCTGCCGGGGCCAGTTCGGCGACGGCTGGGACGCCTACCGCGAGGCCGCCTTCGCCCGGCAGAAGCAGCTCGGAGTCGCGCCGCCCGACGCCCGGCTCTCCCGGCACGACCCGGACGTACCGGAGTGGGACTCCCTGTCCCCCGATGCCCGCCGTCTCGCCGCCCGGATGATGGAGGTCTACGCCGGATTCCTGAGCCACACCGACCACCACATCGGCCGGCTGCTGGACTTCCTCAAGGAGACCGGCGAGTTCGACAACACCCTGATCATGCTGGTGTCCGACAACGGCGCCAGCGCCGAGGGAGGTGTCACCGGAACGACGAACGAGTCGCAGTTCTTCAACAACGCACCCGAATCGCTCGAAGACAGCCTCAGGTCCATCGACGAGATCGGCGGACCGAACACCTTCAACCACTACCCGTGGGGCTGGACCTGGGCGGGAAACACCCCCTTCCGCAGGTGGAAGCGCGAGACCTACCGCGGCGGCGCCAGCGACCCGTTCCTCGTCCACTGGCCGCAGGGCATCAAGGCCCGCGGCGAGGTCCGCACCCAGTACGCCCACATCATCGACATGGTCCCCACCGTGCTCGACGTGCTCGGCATCGAACCCCCGGCCACGATCAAGGGCGTGCCGCAGTCCCCGATTCACGGTGTCAGCTTCGCCCACACCTTCGACAACCCCTCCGCGCCCACCCTGCACCACACGCAGTACTTCGAGATGATGGGCCACCGCGCCATCGACCACGACGGCTGGCGAGCGGTCTGCCCCTGGCCCGGCCCCTCCTTCGCCGAGGCCGGCAAGCCCTTCGGCACTCCCATCACCTCGGAGACACTCGGCAAGCTCGACGCCGAGCGCTGGGAGCTCTACCACATCGACGAGGACTTCGCCGAAACCAGCGATCTGGCGGCCGAGAACCGGAGCAAGCTCGTCGAGATGGTCTCCCTGTGGTACGTGGAGGCCGGAAAGTACGGCGTCCTGCCCATCGACGGCAGCGGTGTACAGCGACTGATGCAGGAGCGCCCGCAGATCTTCGCCGAGCGCACCAGCTGTACGTTCCGGCCCGGCACCGAGACCCTGCCGGCCGCGGTCGCGCCCCACGTGCTCAACCGGCCGTTCGCCATCACGGCGGACGCCGAGATCCCGGCGGACGGTGCCGAAGGCGTGTTCCTCTGCCAGGGCACCAACGTCGGCGGTTTCACCTTCTACATGAAGGACCGCAGGCTGCACTACGTCCACAACTACCTGCGGCGCGGCCTGTACGGCGTCTCCTCCTCCGAGGAGGTCCCCGAGGGGCGCCACGAACTGCGCTTCGAGTTCGAACCGACCGGAAAGGCCGACGTCCCGAACGGCAAGGGCGTCCCCGGCCGCGCCCAGCTGTACATCGACCGTCGTCCGGTCGGCGAGGCGGACATCCCGGTCACCACGGCGATCATGTTCAATCCCGGCGGCATGACCTGCGGCGCGAATCCGGGCTCCGCCGTCGCACCCGACTACAAGCCGCCCTTCCGGTTCACCGGTGTGCTGCACACCGTGACCGTCGACCTGTCCGGCGATCTCATCACCGATGCCGAGAGTGAGCTGCGGATGCACCTGTCCCGCCAGTAG
- a CDS encoding SRPBCC family protein codes for MEREGDPAPNGVGAVRRLRLPGATVREQVTEYHRPGHYAYRMLSGAPLRHYTATVSFTPVAERRTEVVYTVDVEPRVRLLRPVVDRVVRKSLAGFTDAAVARAEALTASSTPGTRPSEQG; via the coding sequence CTGGAGCGTGAAGGCGATCCCGCCCCCAACGGGGTGGGAGCCGTCCGGCGGTTGCGTCTGCCGGGCGCCACCGTCCGGGAGCAGGTGACCGAGTATCACCGACCCGGCCACTACGCCTACCGCATGCTGTCCGGAGCCCCCCTGCGTCACTACACCGCGACCGTCAGCTTCACCCCGGTCGCGGAGCGGCGCACCGAGGTGGTCTACACGGTGGACGTGGAGCCCAGGGTGCGCCTGCTCCGGCCGGTCGTCGACCGGGTCGTCAGGAAGTCCCTCGCCGGCTTCACGGATGCCGCGGTCGCCAGGGCGGAGGCGCTCACGGCCTCGTCCACGCCCGGCACTCGCCCCTCTGAACAGGGCTGA